The nucleotide window ACGCGGTAAAACCTTTGATTACTCCTTCTTGAACGAGCCTGAAAAGCCTATTATGAAGTGTTGCAGGTGATACATTCATCTCTTCAGCTAGTTTTCTTAGGCTTACTCTTGAGTCTTTTAATAATTCAATTAACAATTTCCTATCTACTGTGTCAATTTCAACACGTTTTCTATCAGACATGAAGTTCAAGATTATAATAATTTGCCCGTTAAAAAATTTTCATTTTAATAAGGGTTTGTCATACAAACTTAAGCTGAGATATACCGGCAAGTATTAACTGTATTCCAAACGCCGCTATAATGATAGCTGTAAACCTACCCGCGGCAACTGTCCCAGTTTCTCCTAAAGCTTTCACTATTAATGGCCCAACTAGCAAAGATAGGTATACTAAAATTGTGACCACTACACTACTAATAATTAACGTAAAAGGACTGTACGAAACTGAAAGAGTTACTAATGCCGTCATAGTACCCGGACCAACGAGTAATGGCGTGGCTATGGGAGTTATTAGTGCCTCTTCAAGCTTTCTGATAAACCTTAACTGTTGAAACCCACCCATAGTGTCTATTCCTAAGTAAACAAGTAAAATACCCCCAGCTATTTCTAAGGCTTGAGGAGAAATACCTAAAAAATCTAGTAAAGGTCTACCAATTATTGAAAATAATACTAAGAGGACCCCTATTGCTAGCGTTATTTTATTGACTACGAATTTCCAAGTTATCTTTTCCTCTTTAGAGGCTTCCTCATATACTGCTAGTAAGTAAGGGAGGACTGAAAAAGGATCTATAATTGCAAAAAGCTTTACCGTAATTATGGGAATTGGTGAAAATACGTCGGTCATTCTAAGAGGCTTAAGACTTCTTTGAGAATTTTAATTCTTTCCTCTTTGTTTTCAGTAAAAGAAGCTAAAACTAATTTGCTCAACAGTTTGTATATTGTAGAGATCTCTTTCTTACACTGTTCATTACTTAATTGAAGTCCGTTTATCCTGCTTTCTAAGTTTTGTAGGGAATAAAGTAACTGGGCTACTATATCTTCTTCGTCATGTTCATGCTGATGATGATGCTCACCTTCAACCTCTCTCTGGATCTCAGCTATATCGTCTTCACTCTTTGGAATCTTGTCTATCCTGAACTTCATCCTCTTCTCCTCCTTCCGTGTCTACGTTTCTTATTTCTTTCATATCAATATCTTGAATTATTAATTTATCTACGCCCATCTTAAGGTAATGCTTAATTACAATACTTATCTTACCTGCAGCCCTAACCGGTATACATTCGGTCTCAACTTCTTCACCAGTTATAAGTTTGGCTACGACTTTAGCTTCCTTTTTTGATTCACCGCAATATTCCACGTTTACTGAAGCAATCTTACCCATGTAGAGTAATGACTCTATATCTCTCCCTTTCATAGGGATTCTATTCAATTTCTCACTCCTATACCAATAACCTCTTCAATCTTTAATCCTTTCTCCTTAAGGTAGTTCCGAAAACCTAAACGTATATCATTAATTACTTGATAACCTCTATCGATTATTACAGTCCCCAACCCTACTAACTTGGCTCCGACAGCCATTAATTCTATAGCATCCTCCCACGTGAATACTCCTCCCATACCTATTATTTCAGGTTTGTATTCTTTATATACATCATGGATTATTCTAACCGCTAACGGATGAATACATTTGCCAGAAATACCGCCTGTCCCATAACTTAATATAGGTTTAAACTCTTCTTTACTAATAGCCAGCCCTTTTATAGTATTTATAAGTGTCAGACCATTAGCGCCTCCTTCTAGAGCTTTCCCAGCTAATTCTATCGTATTATCCCAAGGACCTAACTTAACGAAGACCGGAAGAGAGGTAACCCCAGACACGTTTTTAACTATCTCTAGGGTAAACTTTGAGGTTGACTCACCATACCCCTTTCTATTAGGGCTACTCAAGTTTAGTTCTAGTATTTTGACTTTCTCTCCTAAGTTAATATTCTGTCTCCTTATATCCTCAATTTTTTCAGCAGATTTCATAATATCCTCCACACCGCTTCCACCAATACTTATTATTAGATTACAATCTCCCTTGACCTGAAATTCCCTTAACGTTTCTATCCCGGGGTTGCCGAGGCCTATCGCATTCATATAACACCCTTCTTCAAGCTTAATAACGGTTGGCGGTCTATGAGGCTCTAATGGAGATAGTGTCAAGGTCTTAGTAGTTATCCCTGAAATATCGTATTTAACGCAGACGTTACTTATGAACTTAGATACCAGAGGGATAATTCCTGAACTTATTATGAACGGGTCTTTAAACTCTACATTAGCTACCTTTACCAATTATGTTCACTCCCTTAATAGGATAAACGTCTTTACCGTCATAAGCTAATTTACCTTCAACTATAACATGAGTAATTTTAGCCTCTAACGGGTAAAGGTCTAATGGTGTCTCGGTCACTTTACTAAACTTGGTTGAATATCTCCATGGTTCTCTCTTTATCACAGTAAAGTTTGCTGGAAAACCTTCTTTAATAAAACCAGATTTAATACCTACGATTTTAGCCGGGTTTTCAGCCAAGAGCTTTACAGCCTTGTTTATATCTAAGAGTCCCTTAAATACCAAGCTGTAAAGGAAAGGTGTTGTGAAGGAAACAGCAGCTATCCCAGGGGGGCATAATTCATAGTGCATTGACTTTTCTTTCTTAGTATGTGGGGCGTGGTCGCTAGCTAATGCATCAGTTTCGTGTAAGCCGATAAGAAGTAGTTCTAAGCGGGTTTTATAGTCCCTTATTGGTGGGTTAACCTTACTCAGGCAGTCCCTTTCCCCCTCGACCAACATATGGTGAGGTGTTATATCCGTGGAGAAGCCGAGGCTCTTAGCTAATCTTAAATTATCCAAGCTAGTTATGTGTGTTATATGCACCCTTCCTTTTACTAGATACAGCGAAGCCATTTCCATCCATTTAGTCCTTAACCTCCTATCAACAGTTAAGGCTAAAGGTATTTCAGGATGTAGTATTTTCAACTTTTTACTATTTTCGAGGATCGCCTTAGTCTCTTCTTTCTCTAAATCTTCTGGAAAAATTTTATAACCTGCTATGGGCAATTGATCTATTTCAGTGAACTCGTTAGTAACTCCGCTATATATTCCGAAATCCGTTCTAGAGTATAAATCGAATTCTCTTAACCTTTCTATCACCCTTTGTTTAGTGTTAACGGGTGGTAAAGTATTAGGCATGTCAAATATTGTGCCGACACCTCCATATACAGCCTCGCTTGTAGCAGTGGCTACGGTTTCTTTATAAGATAGTTGTGCTCCCCTTACATGGACGTGTATATCTATCGAAGCGGGGACTATAAGTTCGTCTTGTTTAAACTCTATGTCAGGCTTGCACGACTTTCTAATATCTTTGATGTCTCTATCGAAATTTATGCAGAGGTTAGAAACCTCACCCAGATAGTAGGCATTTCCCTTAATCCACAAGTTCCTTCACTTCCACGAAAGGCCCTTCTATGCAAGGTAGAAGACCTTTATAGTTGCATTCACCGCATACTCCTAAATTACAGTTCATTTTAACCCACCTTACATATACCAAGGCTTTTTTAGGCAGAGAGGTTATTTCACTCTCAGGTACAGAAGCTATTATCAAGTCATAATTATCGTCAAGTTTTCTAACGTTTTCAAAACCTTCTATATTACATCCGTCAAGGCAAGCTACTCTTACGGTTATACCTCTTTTGCGAAGTTCCTTTAAAATGTACCTTAAGTCAAGGAAGTTAAACTTATTTTTTATTACTCCCAATACAGTCTTAATATTTGTTATTGTAATAGGTCTACCTAGCGGTCCTTTTACTAATACGTACTTCTTGCCCGTTAACTTTGAAATGATCCTCTCGCTCTCGATATATAATGATAGATTCCTCGTATCTTCTTCATAATCCCCTACAGTTAGAGGTATTTCAGTCTCGCTAGGGAAAACTAGACTTATGTACTGTCCTAATCCAGGTTTATAAGGGTATTTCAAAATGACGTTATTCACTCCGTATGCGTGGTCAAAATGTACAGAGACTAATTGAGAATAAGTTAGTTCGCCAAAAGGCATCAACCTACACCGGTTTAGCTTGTGGGCT belongs to Stygiolobus caldivivus and includes:
- a CDS encoding MarC family protein — encoded protein: MTDVFSPIPIITVKLFAIIDPFSVLPYLLAVYEEASKEEKITWKFVVNKITLAIGVLLVLFSIIGRPLLDFLGISPQALEIAGGILLVYLGIDTMGGFQQLRFIRKLEEALITPIATPLLVGPGTMTALVTLSVSYSPFTLIISSVVVTILVYLSLLVGPLIVKALGETGTVAAGRFTAIIIAAFGIQLILAGISQLKFV
- the pyrD gene encoding dihydroorotate dehydrogenase PyrD; the protein is MVKVANVEFKDPFIISSGIIPLVSKFISNVCVKYDISGITTKTLTLSPLEPHRPPTVIKLEEGCYMNAIGLGNPGIETLREFQVKGDCNLIISIGGSGVEDIMKSAEKIEDIRRQNINLGEKVKILELNLSSPNRKGYGESTSKFTLEIVKNVSGVTSLPVFVKLGPWDNTIELAGKALEGGANGLTLINTIKGLAISKEEFKPILSYGTGGISGKCIHPLAVRIIHDVYKEYKPEIIGMGGVFTWEDAIELMAVGAKLVGLGTVIIDRGYQVINDIRLGFRNYLKEKGLKIEEVIGIGVRN
- the pyrC gene encoding dihydroorotase, with product MWIKGNAYYLGEVSNLCINFDRDIKDIRKSCKPDIEFKQDELIVPASIDIHVHVRGAQLSYKETVATATSEAVYGGVGTIFDMPNTLPPVNTKQRVIERLREFDLYSRTDFGIYSGVTNEFTEIDQLPIAGYKIFPEDLEKEETKAILENSKKLKILHPEIPLALTVDRRLRTKWMEMASLYLVKGRVHITHITSLDNLRLAKSLGFSTDITPHHMLVEGERDCLSKVNPPIRDYKTRLELLLIGLHETDALASDHAPHTKKEKSMHYELCPPGIAAVSFTTPFLYSLVFKGLLDINKAVKLLAENPAKIVGIKSGFIKEGFPANFTVIKREPWRYSTKFSKVTETPLDLYPLEAKITHVIVEGKLAYDGKDVYPIKGVNIIGKGS